The Teredinibacter sp. KSP-S5-2 genome includes a window with the following:
- a CDS encoding acyl-CoA dehydrogenase C-terminal domain-containing protein, protein MADYRAPVEDIVFLLRDVFRAPEMWQELLPDSELDMDTAEAILSEAGKICEGVIAPLNREADEQGCQWQEGEVIPPSGFPQAYQTYCDGGWGALGGNPEFGGMGMPKTLMSGVEEMLQGACMSFGLLPMLTSGATLALDAHASEEIKQTYLPKMYSGEWSGVMDLTEPHAGTDLGLIRTRAEPDDDGSYRITGTKIFITWGEQNITSNIIHLVLAKLPDAPEGTKGISLFLVPKRLLNEQGEPSEKNSLSCGSLEKKMGIKASATCVMNFDGAKGWLIGAPNKGLACMFTMMNYERLVVGVQGLANGEAAYQGALAYAKERVQGRSAEGAKQPDKPADSIMVHPDVRRMLLNAKSMNEAGRAFYLYVAYWLDVAKFSRSAEQKQKADNMVAFLTPVAKAFLTDTAFLSTLDSQMVFGGHGYIREWGQEQYVRDTRITQIYEGTNGVQAMDLIGRKTLSAKGVLLGEFVEDIQDFIDTCEEPQQIKKYEDLLLSATKRLQKVTDELLASANDNPNLAGAVGVDYLHFVGYVCFAYMWVRMIVPLASNVDQSRFAQSKIKTADYFFAKVLPVIDSLEKKILAGPDTIMAINDELF, encoded by the coding sequence ATGGCTGATTATCGTGCTCCTGTAGAAGATATCGTTTTCCTGTTAAGAGATGTGTTTCGTGCTCCAGAAATGTGGCAGGAATTATTGCCTGATTCTGAACTGGATATGGACACAGCAGAAGCCATATTAAGTGAGGCAGGGAAAATATGTGAAGGTGTGATTGCGCCGCTTAATCGAGAAGCCGATGAACAGGGTTGTCAGTGGCAAGAGGGGGAGGTGATCCCGCCTTCCGGTTTTCCGCAGGCCTACCAAACATATTGCGACGGAGGTTGGGGAGCCTTGGGTGGTAACCCTGAGTTTGGTGGTATGGGAATGCCCAAAACATTGATGTCTGGTGTGGAGGAAATGCTACAGGGCGCGTGTATGTCTTTTGGTTTGCTGCCCATGTTGACTTCCGGCGCGACCCTGGCGCTTGATGCTCACGCTTCCGAAGAAATTAAGCAAACCTACTTACCCAAAATGTATTCGGGCGAATGGTCTGGCGTGATGGATTTAACCGAGCCGCATGCGGGGACAGATTTGGGGTTAATCCGTACTCGGGCAGAACCCGATGACGATGGGAGCTATCGAATAACCGGCACAAAAATTTTCATCACCTGGGGCGAACAAAATATTACTTCCAATATTATTCACCTGGTACTGGCAAAGCTACCGGATGCACCGGAGGGTACAAAAGGCATATCACTGTTTCTGGTGCCGAAACGACTTTTAAATGAACAGGGTGAACCAAGCGAAAAAAATTCTCTGTCCTGTGGTTCTCTGGAAAAGAAAATGGGGATCAAGGCGTCCGCTACTTGTGTGATGAATTTTGATGGGGCAAAAGGCTGGTTAATCGGCGCACCAAATAAAGGCTTGGCCTGTATGTTTACCATGATGAACTACGAGCGCTTGGTAGTTGGGGTGCAGGGATTGGCAAACGGTGAAGCGGCATACCAGGGGGCATTGGCATACGCGAAAGAGCGCGTTCAAGGTCGAAGTGCGGAAGGGGCGAAACAACCGGATAAACCAGCTGACTCCATTATGGTGCATCCCGATGTGCGCAGAATGCTTTTGAATGCGAAATCGATGAATGAAGCCGGGAGAGCTTTTTATCTTTATGTTGCATACTGGTTAGACGTTGCCAAATTTTCCCGCAGTGCTGAGCAAAAACAAAAAGCAGATAACATGGTGGCGTTTTTGACGCCGGTTGCCAAAGCATTTTTGACGGACACTGCATTCTTATCGACATTGGATAGCCAAATGGTATTTGGTGGTCACGGTTACATTCGAGAGTGGGGACAGGAACAATACGTAAGGGATACCCGCATCACGCAAATCTATGAGGGTACTAACGGTGTTCAGGCGATGGATTTGATCGGTCGTAAAACCCTTTCTGCTAAAGGTGTATTACTTGGTGAGTTTGTTGAAGATATTCAAGATTTTATCGACACTTGTGAAGAGCCTCAGCAAATCAAAAAATACGAAGACCTGCTTTTATCTGCAACCAAACGTTTGCAAAAAGTCACCGATGAGCTGCTCGCATCTGCAAATGATAACCCTAATCTTGCAGGTGCTGTGGGGGTGGATTACCTGCACTTTGTTGGTTATGTTTGCTTTGCTTACATGTGGGTAAGGATGATTGTGCCGTTAGCCTCCAATGTGGATCAGAGTCGTTTCGCGCAAAGTAAAATAAAAACGGCGGATTACTTTTTTGCAAAGGTATTACCTGTGATCGATAGTTTGGAGAAGAAAATTCTTGCCGGGCCTGATACCATTATGGCCATTAATGATGAACTATTTTAG
- a CDS encoding putative metalloprotease CJM1_0395 family protein, translating to MNVSYLSSNIASHIASASPLDFVATGAKHLSSSDTVIPPIEQAPEVAKVENSLPSPSEINLSAGYGDNKEVEQTAGQASKDTEKDDVESKKERAELKLEQEEIRDLASRDREVRAHEQAHMAIGGQYAGAAQYQFKRGPDGVSYAISGEVPIDVSKASSPEETIRKAEIVRRAALAPAEPSPQDRRVAAMATRMESDARQELNTQRVDEANNEEQNSSEEQDSQTTATASANDAEAKPNYGATSNFSSGEPPFFINSRLQRGIENASLSSHSPGELLDQIA from the coding sequence ATGAATGTTAGTTATTTATCATCCAACATAGCGAGTCACATCGCTTCGGCCAGCCCGTTGGACTTTGTCGCCACTGGGGCAAAGCATCTCTCATCTTCTGATACTGTCATCCCGCCCATAGAACAAGCCCCAGAAGTTGCCAAGGTGGAAAATTCCCTTCCCTCTCCCTCTGAAATCAATCTAAGCGCAGGGTACGGTGACAATAAAGAGGTTGAGCAAACGGCAGGTCAAGCAAGCAAAGATACAGAAAAGGACGATGTTGAAAGTAAAAAAGAACGGGCCGAGTTAAAGCTTGAGCAGGAAGAAATCCGTGATTTGGCTTCCCGGGATAGAGAAGTGAGAGCGCATGAGCAGGCGCATATGGCAATCGGCGGACAATATGCCGGTGCAGCTCAATATCAATTTAAACGTGGCCCGGATGGTGTGAGTTATGCCATTTCTGGCGAGGTTCCGATTGATGTCAGCAAAGCCAGTTCTCCGGAAGAAACAATTCGCAAAGCAGAAATTGTTCGGCGGGCCGCTCTCGCTCCTGCTGAACCATCGCCACAAGACCGGCGTGTCGCGGCCATGGCAACGCGAATGGAGTCGGATGCTCGTCAGGAGCTTAATACACAACGTGTCGACGAAGCCAATAACGAAGAGCAAAATTCGTCAGAGGAGCAGGATTCTCAAACAACCGCTACGGCAAGCGCAAACGACGCCGAAGCAAAGCCTAACTACGGTGCTACTTCTAATTTCTCGTCAGGCGAGCCTCCGTTTTTTATTAACTCCCGTTTGCAACGTGGCATTGAAAACGCCAGCTTGTCTTCTCATTCTCCTGGCGAGTTATTAGATCAAATCGCTTAA
- the bioD gene encoding dethiobiotin synthase — translation MGKKFFIAGTDTDVGKSLVAAALLHAGQKQGLKTLGLKPVAAGCEQKEVDGALTWVNDDALLLQQYSSVNLAYEQVNPVALQQAIAPHIAAQKENRSLSLDRIAGFLRGSMMTPSDLCVVEGAGGWKVPLNTREYMSDLAHALNLPVILVVGMRLGCLNHALLTVDAIKKEGLSLAGWVANTLDSDMPVFAENFDTLSSLIPAPCLGTLPYLSSLSPEAAAEYLDINKLYS, via the coding sequence ATGGGCAAAAAGTTTTTTATTGCTGGTACTGATACTGATGTTGGTAAATCATTAGTTGCGGCTGCACTACTTCATGCAGGACAAAAACAAGGACTAAAAACCTTGGGCCTAAAACCTGTGGCAGCAGGATGTGAACAGAAAGAAGTGGATGGTGCGCTGACCTGGGTGAATGATGATGCGTTGTTATTACAACAGTATTCCTCAGTAAATCTGGCCTATGAACAGGTTAATCCTGTGGCATTGCAGCAAGCTATCGCTCCTCATATCGCTGCACAAAAAGAAAACAGATCGCTTAGTCTGGATCGAATTGCCGGCTTTCTACGCGGTTCGATGATGACGCCTTCAGATTTATGTGTGGTCGAGGGGGCGGGGGGCTGGAAAGTGCCGCTAAACACTCGCGAATATATGTCTGATCTTGCTCACGCATTGAATTTACCAGTTATTTTGGTCGTGGGAATGCGTTTAGGCTGCCTAAATCACGCATTATTAACTGTTGATGCGATCAAAAAAGAAGGGCTTTCTTTGGCTGGGTGGGTTGCGAATACGCTGGATTCCGATATGCCAGTATTTGCTGAAAATTTTGATACTCTAAGTTCCCTTATCCCCGCACCTTGTTTGGGGACTCTGCCTTATTTGTCCTCACTTTCACCGGAAGCGGCTGCCGAATACCTGGATATAAACAAACTATACAGTTAG